From the Polyangiaceae bacterium genome, one window contains:
- the rplT gene encoding 50S ribosomal protein L20: MSRVKRGKNTHARHKRVLNQTEGFWGGRKNRYRQAIRVLFKSWQYAYVGRKLKKRDFRRLWITRINAACRMNGTTYSRLMGALKKSGVELDRKVLADMAINDQAAFKQLTTLATQASN, from the coding sequence ATGTCTCGCGTAAAACGAGGAAAGAACACCCACGCGCGCCACAAGCGCGTGCTGAATCAGACCGAGGGCTTCTGGGGCGGAAGGAAGAACCGCTACCGCCAGGCGATTCGCGTCCTGTTCAAGAGCTGGCAGTACGCCTACGTCGGTCGCAAGCTGAAGAAGCGCGACTTCCGCCGCTTGTGGATCACGCGCATCAACGCTGCGTGCCGCATGAACGGCACGACGTACTCGCGACTGATGGGCGCGCTGAAGAAGAGCGGTGTCGAGCTCGATCGCAAGGTGCTGGCGGACATGGCCATCAACGACCAAGCCGCTTTCAAGCAGCTCACCACGCTGGCAACTCAAGCCAGCAACTGA
- the rpmI gene encoding 50S ribosomal protein L35 → MPKMKTNRAAAKRFKVTGSGRVRRPKAGGQHCMNGKSRKRRRRLRDNDMVAPALQERVKIMLPYG, encoded by the coding sequence ATGCCCAAGATGAAAACGAACCGCGCCGCGGCCAAGCGCTTCAAAGTGACTGGCAGCGGTCGAGTGCGTCGCCCCAAGGCGGGCGGTCAGCACTGCATGAACGGAAAATCACGCAAGCGCCGTCGTCGCCTGCGAGACAACGATATGGTCGCCCCCGCGCTGCAAGAGCGCGTGAAGATCATGCTGCCCTACGGCTGA
- a CDS encoding tetratricopeptide repeat protein yields the protein MSGMSRRLGRCWVLLGFLLLFSLSAGAQTADERARQHFESGVAYLQESDYDNALRAFEKAYELSKRHEILLNIATVHERTGELGKAITALEKFLSLVPDGEHTATVQTRLENLRRREAAKTEATPEPARPVPAPPPAKQESAPAPAPPPPPPPPNRVPALVAFGVGAIAAGGAVVTGIMAQGEYDDAKSSCKTSCSDDELSTGRSLALTSTVLTGVAIIGAGVGAVLWFGADSSQTGDARAPARRLGVRVGPGSAHAVWRF from the coding sequence ATGTCGGGGATGTCACGAAGACTGGGCCGCTGCTGGGTGTTGCTCGGCTTCTTGCTGCTGTTTTCACTGAGTGCTGGAGCACAGACCGCGGACGAACGCGCCCGCCAACATTTCGAATCGGGCGTGGCGTACCTGCAAGAGAGCGACTACGACAACGCGCTCCGAGCTTTCGAGAAGGCCTATGAGCTTTCGAAGCGTCACGAGATCTTGCTCAACATCGCCACGGTGCACGAGCGCACCGGCGAACTCGGCAAGGCCATCACGGCGCTGGAGAAGTTTCTGAGCTTGGTGCCCGATGGTGAACACACCGCCACGGTGCAGACCCGGCTCGAGAACCTGCGCCGCCGTGAAGCGGCCAAGACCGAAGCGACGCCGGAGCCCGCTCGACCCGTGCCGGCACCACCGCCCGCGAAGCAGGAGTCCGCACCGGCACCGGCGCCGCCACCGCCGCCTCCTCCTCCCAATCGAGTCCCAGCTTTGGTGGCCTTCGGCGTGGGTGCCATCGCCGCAGGAGGCGCGGTAGTGACGGGCATCATGGCTCAGGGCGAGTACGACGACGCGAAGAGCAGCTGCAAGACGAGCTGCAGCGACGACGAACTCTCGACCGGGCGATCCTTGGCGCTCACGAGCACCGTGTTGACGGGCGTCGCGATTATCGGCGCGGGAGTAGGGGCCGTGTTGTGGTTCGGCGCGGACAGCAGCCAGACCGGCGACGCCCGCGCCCCCGCGCGACGCTTGGGCGTTCGAGTCGGTCCTGGCAGCGCCCACGCCGTCTGGCGATTCTGA